In a single window of the Rhopalosiphum padi isolate XX-2018 chromosome 1, ASM2088224v1, whole genome shotgun sequence genome:
- the LOC132916892 gene encoding protein brunelleschi, which translates to MRSSVSAILSTPTQDPSMSHPDYEMTVHDHGTLLILVKHLGEELSSKNFNRLFERICRINQLRIVDGTGAERCVQARYIKEYPVGNNDWGDFQTHRRLLGLITVSKCKLQIELNEICRLHESLKVKYQSTLYDSRCIIFGVNAPNSPELSTPSNFKSRDVYYASDNDPNPSIEMHLNEFLSSLFWVLDAKRLEKSKEKLDKATLLIAPFEKRNIIGLDMESRANKKRCMGRVTKHLADLNLQTGFLNDALNFYQTAIDTLRSCNDWLWLGGCLEGLCATSLMILQPQNQLTKSNFQRNASLQERHSRFKFRPLSTNTGFVSLDDNVVRSTMPQNLLSIDDIYKNYGEALKHYSKYLNAGVVLTEGSLKAARIAVDHHHFIHVHYFLQNVLPVNLTLTDEEKIQRLMKLAELYSEIGFHRKASFFQWLASKRYVSASNPHTSWEQCYQLLLKMLPGHKLSLDPNDYVPGGQFGWPELQRQVVNEIVLAAKRVGNASLATRHCTFLLQTMWWMMDKVERSAYATQLSVLSAQCEGSPVPLVLVNGLVIPPANLLNIPQPENFSVQNLKLHLRPHKLVKAKEDFGPFLFTPLKFGSMEKYNIKSNKMEYVWVINEPCEVILELSNPLNFELEVTNILLLTSGAVFESIPFSINLPPEISYQNVVLTGIPKEVGEIEINGYSTHTLGVKSNCRLKNIPNVPETTYNVQVIPSMPCLEAFILDSKNETVSNITLFAGESVDYNLKILNVGSISIDLLEISIESTIEHSLKNSIIKVDTENIKDYLPITPKSEILVGIHLTGALNFLSSNQYPLAEFNSLKSSLTLSGPSSYPSLPSPKQRNERLSPMTASSFRSGESSLNSNCSRYRSPTDITSLKVIEFNIKIKYAGGEGMAAGYCRIISCVLSLNIFNSVLVTGWDVLQAETGSQFYLVLDVVNVTNQEMELKYATNKSILMEEKESYRIPVPVDRFLIHSLEQVSSGEEGQADMVSQCNKHIAEQVLLRWSVNSYDDLPSRWGVAKLNGLTLCPQMLDIVCTSPIYWEINLNEEKIVSECDEKLLSETSQYPVGQQLKLQIWVHNSLMSPLDDVTLELNFYQDYLNGTTNSQLGNRLATTGSTKTHTTRVNKHDRLYHECGVIFFYPGQYKLNLQCQTLKQHIWKLIPPLQLDITAE; encoded by the exons ATGAGATCTTCAGTTAGTGCCATTTTGTCGACTCCAACACAAGACCCAAGCATGTCACATCCAGACTATGAAATGACAGTGCATGATCATGGTACTCTACTTATACTAGTGAAACATCTGG GTGAAGAATTATCATCAAAAAACTTTAACCGTCTTTTTGAACGTATATGTCGGATAAATCAGTTACGTATAGTAGATGGTACTGGTGCAGAACGATGTGTTCAAGCAAGATATATCAAAGAGTATCCAGTTGGTAATAATGATTGGGGTGATTTTCAAACACATCGACGGCTTTTGGGTCTTATAACTGttt ccaAATGCAAACttcaaattgaattaaatgaaatatgtaGATTACACGAGagcttaaaagttaaatatcaaTCTACTCTATATGATTCACGATGTATTATATTTGGTGTAAATGCTCCAAACTCTCCTGAATTAAGTACACCATCAAATTTCAAGTCAAGAGATGTATATTATGCTAGTGATAATGATCCAAATCCTTCAATTGAAATgcatttaaatgaatttttgtCCTCTTTGTTTTGGGTATTGGATGCCAAACGCCTGgaaaaatcaaaagaaaaa ttgGATAAAGCCACATTGTTAATTGCTCCATTTGAAAAACGTAATATCATTGGCTTGGATATGGAGTCTAGAGCTAATAAGAAACGTTGTATGGGACGTGTAACTAAGCATTTGGCTGATTTGAATTTGCAAACTGGTTTTTTGAATGATGCTCTTAATTTTTATCAGACTGCCATAGATACATTACGTTCCTGTAATGATTGGCTTTGGTTAGGag GTTGTTTGGAAGGATTGTGTGCAACATCATTAATGATATTGCAACCTCAAAATCAActaacaaaatcaaattttcaaagAAATGCTTCACTTCAAGAACGTCATTCAAGATTCAA GTTTAGACCATTATCCACAAATACTGGTTTTGTTTCATTAGATGATAATGTGGTCAGATCTACAATGCCTCAGAATTTACTTAGCATTGATGACATTTATAAGAATTATGGTGAAGctttaaaacattatagtaaA tatttaaatgctGGAGTAGTATTAACCGAAGGAAGTCTTAAAGCTGCTCGTATAGCAGTTGACCATCATCATTTTATACATGtccattattttttacaaaatgttttaccCGTAAACCTGACTTTGACTGATGAGgagaaa ATACAACGTTTAATGAAATTAGCTGAATTATATTCAGAAATTGGTTTTCATCGTAAAGCATCATTTTTCCAATGGTTGGCTTCAAAAAGATATGTTTCTGCTAGTAATCCACACACTTCATGGGAACAGTGCTATCagttattacttaaaatgttgCCAGGACATAAGTTATCTTTGGATCCAAATGATTATGTACCAGGAGGGCAATTTGGATGGCCTGAATTACAACGACAAGTAGTTAATGAAATTGTATTAGCTGCAAAAAGAGTTGGAAACGCTAGTTTAGCAACAAGGCATTGTACATTCTTATTACAAACTATGTGGTGGATGATGGACAAAGTAGAAAGAAGCGCTTATGCTACACAACTGTCTGTATTATCTGCACAATGTGAAGGTTCACCTGTCCCTCTTGTATTGGTTAATGGGCTTGTTATACCTCCGGCAAATCTTTTAAATATACCACAACCTGA GAACTTTTctgtacaaaatttaaaacttcacTTAAGGCCACATAAGTTAGTAAAAGCTAAAGAAGATTTTGGTCCATTTTTATTTACTCCATTGAAGTTTGGTTCAAtggaaaaatataacattaaaagtaATAAGATGGAATATGTTTGGGTAATAAATGAACCTTGTGAAGTCATACTAGAACTCAGTAATCCATTGAATTTCGAATTAGAAGTAACAAATATT cTTCTATTGACAAGTGGTGCTGTCTTTGAAAGTATTCCATTTTCTATAAACTTACCTCCAGAAATTAGTTATCAAAATGTTGTGTTAACTGGTATACCTAAAGAAGTGGGGGAAATTGAAATTAACGGTTATTCAACACATACGTTAGGAGTAAAATCTAATTGTCGCcttaaaaatattccaaatgTACCAGAAACGACATATAATGTACAAGTTATTCCTTCAATGCCATGTCTGGAagcatttattttagattcaaaAAATGAGACTGTatctaatattacattatttgctGGCGAAag tgtggattataaccttaaaatattaaatgttggaTCAATTTCTATTGATCTTTTGGAAATATCAATTGAATCGACTATTGaacattcattaaaaaatagtataattaaagttgacactgaaaatataaaagattatttgCCAATTACTCCTAAATCAGAAATTCTAGTGGGTATTCATTTAACTGGTGCATTAAATTTCCTATCAAGCAACCAGTATCCGCTGGCag AATTTAATAGTTTGAAAAGTAGCTTAACCTTATCGGGTCCAAGTTCATATCCATCATTACCTAGTCCTAAACAAAGAAATGAAAGATTGTCACCAATGACTGCTTCATCATTCCG ATCAGGAGAAAGcagtttaaattcaaattgttcaAGATATAGAAGCCCAACTGATATAACatctttaaaa gttattgaatttaatattaaaataaaatatgctggAGGTGAAGGTATGGCTGCTGGTTATTGCAGAATAATTTCATgtgttttatcattaaatatattcaattctgTATTAGTAACTGGATGGGATGTCTTACAAGCAGAAac GGGTTCCCAATTTTATTTGGTACTTGATGTTGTAAATGTTACTAATCAAGAAATGGAACTTAAATATGCAACAAATAAAAGCATTTTAATGGAAGAAAAAGAATCCTACAGGATTCCAGTACCTgttgatagatttttaattcatagtttAGAACAG gttaGTAGTGGTGAAGAAGGGCAAGCTGATATGGTATCCCAGTGCAACAAACATATAGCTGAACAAGTTTTGTTAAGATGGTCAGTTAATTCGTATGATGATTTACCATCCAGATGGGGTGTTGCAAAATTAAACGGCCTTACATTGTGTCCTCAGATGCTTGATATTGTTTGCACATCACCTATTTATTGGG aaatcaatttaaatgaagaaaaaattgtCAGTGAGTGTGATGAAAAGCTTTTATCGGAAACATCTCAATATCCTGTTGGTCAGCAACTAAAGCTACAAATTTGGGTACATAATTCTCTTATGTCTCCATTGGATGATGTTACATTGGAACTGAATTTTTACCAAGACTATCTGAATGGAACTACAAACAGTCAACTAGGAAATAGATTAGCTACTACTGGATCAACTAAAACACATACAACTAGA gtTAACAAACATGATAGGTTATATCATGAATGTGGGGTAATATTCTTTTATCCTGGTCAATACAAATTGAATTTGCAGTGTCAAACATTAAAACAACACATATGGAAATTAATACCTCCATTACAATTGGATATTACTGctgaataa
- the LOC132918384 gene encoding methionine aminopeptidase 2 produces the protein MAAVLDDVGKSNVSKKTEEVFDDDELEEDVEDGPTITKKKRKRRKKKAQTSDDVTDIKEKDEVEKEVTSGVTNINMDDEAEGEKKKSRRRSKKKETKVDEPESKEKKQTDPPSVPIHELFPTSEYPVGQEVEYDGRMGKQRITSEEKRAIERSKYDDYNDARRAAEAHRQVRKHIQSWVKPGMTMIEICEELERCSRALIGEDGLKAGLAFPTGCSRNNCAAHYTPNAGDPTVLLYDDVTKIDFGTHVNGRIIDCAFTLTFNPKYDKLVEAVRDATNTGIKAAGIDVKLCEVGEAIQEVMESYEVELDGKTYPVKSIRNLNGHSIDAYRIHAGKTVPIVKGGEATMMEENEFYAIETFGSTGRGIVRDDMDTSHYMKNFDAPFVPLRLQASQKLLSTVNKNFGTLAFCKRWLDRLGATKYQMALKDLCDKGILDAYPPLCDIKGCYTAQFEHTIVLRPTCKEIISKGDDY, from the exons ATGGCTGCTGTATTGGATGATGTTGGGAAGTCAAATGTATCAAAGAAGACTGAGGAAGTGTTTGACGATGACGAACTAGAAGAAGATGTCGAAGATGGACCGACAATCACAAAGAAAAAGAGGAAGCGAAGGAAGAAGAAAGCGCAAACTAGCG ATGATGTGACAGATATAAAAGAAAAAGATGAAGTAGAAAAAGAAGTAACTAGTGgtgtaactaatattaatatggaCGATGAAGCTGAAGGCGAAAAGAAAAAATCTAGGCGCCGTAGTAAAAAGAAGGAAACCAAAGTCGATGAACCagaatcaaaagaaaaaaaacaaactgaTCCTCCATCTGTCCCCATACACGAACTCTTCCCAACAA gtGAGTATCCAGTCGGTCAAGAAGTTGAATATGATGGCCGTATGGGTAAACAGCGAATAACAAGTGAAGAGAAACGAGCAATAGAAAGATCAAAGTATGATGATTACAATGATGCTAGGCGAGCAGCTGAAGCTCATAgacaa gtACGAAAACATATTCAAAGCTGGGTGAAACCAGGTATGACTATGATTGAAATTTGTGAAGAGTTAGAACGATGTTCAAGAGCTTTAATTGGAGAAGATGGACTTAAAGCTGGTCTAGCTTTTCCCACAGGATGCTCAAGAAATAATTGTGCTGCACATTATACTCCCAATGCTGGTGATCCTACAGTTTTATTATACGATGATGTTACTAAAATTGATTTTGGCACACATGTGAATG gtcgTATAATTGATTGTGCGTTTACTTTGACTTTTAATCCCAAGTATGATAAGCTTGTAGAAGCTGTGAGGGATGCAACTAATACTGGAATAAAA GCTGCTGGTATTGATGTTAAACTTTGTGAAGTTGGTGAAGCAATTCAAGAAGTGATGGAATCTTATGAAGTTGAGCTTGATGGTAAAACATATCCTGTTAAATCAATCAGAAATCTCAATGGCCATTCAATTGAtgcatata gaataCATGCAGGAAAAACTGTACCAATTGTTAAAGGTGGTGAAGCCACTATGATGGAGGAGAATGAGTTCTATGCTATTGAAACGTTTGGTTCTACGGGACGTGGTATTGTCCGTGATGATATGGACACATCACATTACATGAAGAACTTTGATGCTCCATTTGTGCCATTACGTCTTCAAGCTTCACAAAAATTGCTCAGTACAGTAAATAAGAACTTCGGTACTTTGGCATTTTGTAAACGCTGGCTAGATAGATTGGGCGCAACTAAATATCAAATGGCACTAAAAGATTTATGCGATAAag gAATTCTTGACGCTTATCCACCATTATGTGATATCAAAGGCTGTTATACAGCACAATTTGAGCACACAATTGTACTTAGACCAACATGTAAGGAAATTATAAGCAAAGGAGATGATTATTAG
- the LOC132918400 gene encoding ubiquitin-like protein 4A: MKINIKILNGQECSFDVQSEMTIAELKNHVFEALKVPVKDQRLLLTGRPLCDEKTLVDYPQIKDGTRLNLIVKQQIIKPDELEEMITKHVREHYSTEDTVKVLKEFMKEFDRSLTQFSLDDYERMAESLLTNDEQQKSQ; this comes from the exons ATGAAAATCAACATCAAGATACTTAACGGACAGGAATGTTCATTCGAC gtTCAGAGTGAGATGACAATAGCAGAGctaaaaaatcatgtatttgAAGCACTTAAGGTTCCTGTTAAAGATCAAAGATTATTGCTTACCGGTCGTCCTTTAtgtg atgaaAAAACTTTAGTTGATTATCCACAAATAAAGGATGGTACCAGATTGAACTTAATTGTTAAGCAGCAAATTATTAAACCTGATGAATTAGAAGAAATGATCACTAAACATGTACGAGAACATTATAGCACAGAAGATACAGTCAAGGTACTAAAAGAATTCATGAAGGAATTTGATCGTTCTCTTACTCAGTTCAGCTTAGACGATTACGAGCGTATGGCAGAATCTTTGTTGACCAATGATGAACAACAGAAGAGTCAATGA
- the LOC132918393 gene encoding presenilin homolog, which yields MRDSSSRSSSSSSSKSSTPREAVPLMAAAAPRETSRRDSLTAQEEETLKYGAEHVIKLFVPVSMCMLVVVATINSVSFYNVKDVYLVYTPFHETSPEPSTKVWNAVANSLILISVVIVMTVFLIALYKYRCYKLIHGWLIMSSLLLLSMFTCLYIEEILHTYNIPMDYITFFLIIWNIGMLGMVCIHWKGPLRLQQSYLIFIAALMALVFIKYMPEWTTWVVLFVISIWDLVAVLTPRGPLRILVELAEERNEQIFPALIYSSTVVYMMNRSDSVDSTTDSQNGFTRTWVEEHQQPQTEEVRVCRRLMDEEDKGVKLGLGDFIFYSVLVGKASSYGDWNTTLACFVAILIGLCLTLLLLAIFRRALPALPISITFGLVFYFATRGLVKPFADMLASQQVFI from the coding sequence ATGCGCGACAGCAGTAGCAGGAGCAGCAGCAGTAGCAGTAGCAAGTCGTCGACACCTAGAGAAGCAGTTCCACTAATGGCCGCTGCGGCCCCCAGGGAAACGTCGCGCCGCGACTCGTTGACGGCCCAGGAAGAGGAAACGCTGAAATACGGCGCCGAGCATGTCATCAAACTGTTTGTGCCCGTGTCAATGTGTATGTTGGTGGTGGTGGCCACGATAAACTCGGTGTCGTTCTACAATGTCAAAGATGTGTACCTGGTGTACACACCGTTCCACGAAACCAGTCCCGAGCCTTCGACTAAGGTGTGGAACGCCGTGGCCAATTCGCTGATCCTCATATCTGTTGTCATCGTCATGACAGTGTTCCTAATCGCTTTGTACAAATATCGATGCTATAAACTAATACACGGTTGGCTCATAATGTCGTCGTTGCTTCTCCTGTCCATGTTCACTTGTCTGTACATCGAGGAGATCTTACACACGTATAATATTCCCATggattatataacattttttttgataatctgGAATATTGGTATGCTAGGCATGGTGTGTATACACTGGAAAGGCCCATTGCGACTCCAACAATCATATCTGATATTCATCGCTGCTCTCATGGCACtcgtgtttattaaatatatgcctGAATGGACCACCTGGGTTGTGTTATTTGTTATATCTATTTGGGACTTGGTTGCTGTCCTCACTCCACGAGGACCTTTGCGCATACTGGTTGAATTGGCTGAGGAGCGCAATGAACAAATATTCCCAGCACTAATCTACTCGTCTACGGTTGTTTATATGATGAACCGTTCAGATAGTGTAGATAGTACTACAGACAGCCAAAACGGATTTACCAGGACATGGGTCGAAGAACACCAACAGCCTCAGACTGAAGAAGTTAGAGTTTGTAGAAGACTGATGGATGAAGAAGATAAAGGTGTCAAACTTGGATTAGGAGATTTCATATTCTACAGCGTTTTAGTGGGCAAAGCGTCATCTTATGGAGACTGGAATACCACATTAGCATGCTTTGTGGCTATACTTATTGGATTGtgcttaacattattattgttggcTATATTTAGACGAGCTTTGCCCGCTTTACCAATATCAATTACTTTTGGACTTGTGTTCTATTTTGCTACTCGTGGACTTGTAAAACCGTTTGCAGATATGCTTGCCTCGCAAcaagtttttatatga
- the LOC132918129 gene encoding uncharacterized protein LOC132918129 has translation MILHDGMMLDDGSSYQQKMFDRAAVLLQKFPFRFLNRVSRENADRSGNSRKMVFYYSKRFPNMCTSSSFYDDIMNIAEMHVNYYQSRWFDFGELYSEPSFNESTVPWTNRPLLRPIHSQNTFVHSVNYNYNNNQRDLTNSHTLKVQLPNKLVTILVPTPSSVESFSASSSPLDFEEPITPIKVMSKNNNDYKKSPEENNNKIHVIEDDDTKNSSIDSDSSRSDTTIDEKTVSYAEIIKYSKPTKPKKSEKPEYNIIEESKRESVKSNRIPPSKKISIKLPDAPFLPNNQHCAFCKNNGEEESVYRTHFVKDELGNVKCPFLSRYTCPHCKATGTKAHTISRCPLSNKNRINKFNKQQ, from the exons ATGATTCTTCACGACGGAATGATGCTTGACGATGGGTCATCGTACCAGCAAAAAATGTTCGACAGGGCAGCCGTGCTCTTGCAAAAGTTTCCGTTCCGGTTCCTCAACAGAGTTTCCAGAGAGAACGCAGATCGGTCAGGCAACTCGCGCAAAATGGTGTTTTACTACTCGAAACGTTTTCCAAACATGTGTACGAGCTCGTCGTTCTACGATGACATAATGAACATCGCAGAAATGCACGTGAACTATTACC AATCCCGTTGGTTTGATTTTGGTGAATTATACTCAGAACCATCTTTCAATGAATCTACAGTTCCATGGACTAATCGTCCATTATTACGACCAATACATTcacaaaatacatttgttcATAGTGtcaattacaattacaataacaatCAGAGGGATTTAACAAATAGTCATACTCTTAAAGTTCAATTACCTAATAAACTAGTTACCATTCTAGTTCCAACACCTAGTTCTGTTGAATCATTTTCAGCATCTAGTTCACCATTAGATTTTGAAGAGCCTATTACACCTATAAAAGTaatgtctaaaaataataatgattataaaaaatcacctgaagagaataataataaaatacatgtcaTAGAGGACGATGATACTAAAAACAGCAGCATTGACTCAGATAGTTCTAGATCTGATACTACTATTGATGAAAAGACTGTATCATATGcggaaatcataaaatattccaaacctacaaaaccaaaaaaatctgaaaagcctgaatataatattattgaagaatCTAAAAGAGAATCTGTTAAATCTAATAGAATTCcaccatctaaaaaaatatcaattaagcTACCTGATGCTCCGTTTCTACCAAATAATCAACATTGTGCATTTTGTAAAAACAATGGTGAAGAAGAATCAGTTTATAGAACACATTTTGTTAAAGATGAACTAGGGAATGTGAAGTGTCCATTTTTATCAAGGTATACGTGTCCACATTGTAAGGCAACTGGGACTAAAGCACATACTATTAGTAGATGTccattaagtaataaaaatagaattaataaattcaataaacaaCAGTGA
- the LOC132917966 gene encoding uncharacterized protein LOC132917966 has product MTPEQLQKLLPYKKSEDSIHFNLPDNFVPGSIAFANFPVRPNTRKQTNKPIKKTHHSTWTQSEAKRIYVKKTMNLYHWTQPGLPTDFVRKIISDSWDNMTVDEKQVYEKQANGEYGPLMVHPHLSLMYQCGQLGKFSNQSKNA; this is encoded by the exons ATGACTCCCGAACAACTCCAAAAACTTTTGCCTTATAAAAAGTCAGAAGATTCGATACATTTTAACCTGCCAGATAATTTTGTTCCTGGATCCATAGCTTTCGCCAACTTTCCTGTTCGACCCAATACGCGTaaa CAAACAAataaacctattaaaaaaacacatcacTCCACTTGGACTCAAAGTGAAGCAAAAAGGATCTATGTAAAAAAGACGATGAACTTATATCATTGGACACAGCCTGGACTCCCCACAGACTTTGTTCGAAAAATTATTTCAGATAGCTGGGATAATATGACCGTAGATGAAAAACAAGTGTACGAAAAACAg GCTAACGGAGAGTATGGGCCCTTGATGGTTCACCCTCACTTGTCACTTATGTATCAGTGTGGACAGCTAGGAAAGTTTTCCAATCAATCAAAAAATGCATAA